One Rickettsia canadensis str. McKiel genomic window, ATTTAGGGATACAAGCCTGTGGTCAAGCCACCAGTATGACCTTAATTAACAATAACTATCTTCTTTACAGTTTAAATATTAGTTATTATACTGTACTTTAATTATTTAAATAAATTATTTAAAATGAATATTCATGAATATCAAGCAAAAGAGATTTTAAGAAAATACGGTATACCTACTTCCACCGGACTAGTTGTGACGAAAACCGAACAGATTAATGAAACTATAGATAAGTTAAATACGGAAGTATATGTAGTTAAGGCACAAATACATGCTGGCGGTAGAGGTAAAGCGGGTGGTGTTAAGGTTGTTAAGAGTAAAGAAGAAGCCAAGAAAATTGCTCATGACATGTTTGGCATTAATTTAGTAACACATCAAACAGGACCTCAAGGACAGAAAGTAAAACGTCTTTATATTGAATCAGGTTGTGATATTTTAAAAGAATATTATTTTAGTATCGTATTTGATAGATCAGCTAGCTGTATTACTTTCATAGCTTCTACCGCAGGAGGAGTTGATATTGAAGAAGTAGCAAAAAAAACTCCGGAAAAAATTGTTAAATTTTCTGTTGATCCTGCAACAGGTTTACAAGATTTTCATATGCGAGGCATAGCTTATGAGCTAGGCTTTAAGGATAACCAAGTTAAACAGATGAAAGAAATAGTAAAATCGGTATATAATGCTTTTATTGAAACTGATGCAACACAAATTGAAATTAATCCTTTAATTGTAAAAACCGACGGTGATCTACTCGCTTTAGACGCAAAAATCACTTTTGATGAGAACGCCCTATTCAAACACCCTAATGTCACCGCCATGCGTGATTACGATGAGGAAGATCCTCTAGAAACTAGAGCGGCAAATGCAGGACTTAGTTATGTAAAAATGGACGGTAATATC contains:
- the sucC gene encoding ADP-forming succinate--CoA ligase subunit beta translates to MNIHEYQAKEILRKYGIPTSTGLVVTKTEQINETIDKLNTEVYVVKAQIHAGGRGKAGGVKVVKSKEEAKKIAHDMFGINLVTHQTGPQGQKVKRLYIESGCDILKEYYFSIVFDRSASCITFIASTAGGVDIEEVAKKTPEKIVKFSVDPATGLQDFHMRGIAYELGFKDNQVKQMKEIVKSVYNAFIETDATQIEINPLIVKTDGDLLALDAKITFDENALFKHPNVTAMRDYDEEDPLETRAANAGLSYVKMDGNIGCMVNGAGLAMATMDIIKLYGALPANFLDVGGGADCERIKEAFKIILSDKKVQGVLVNIFGGIMRCDIISEGIIAAAKEIDIKVPLVVRLAGTNVEKGKKILSNSGLEIITAHDLADAANKIVEAIS